The Hyphomonadaceae bacterium ML37 genome includes a region encoding these proteins:
- a CDS encoding M23 family metallopeptidase: MRDYVLAAIAAVAGGAALVFYPLDTLPPAPPPPPGPEEPAPEEPATEEPAPEEPAPEEPAPEKPGPGPIDPDGTLFVWNPPGDLPTFDYRNNVDVAGRSGAGWAGSGDLSRNFVFAPNLTWPLDGIGYANTQVYRPGGTGSGVGGAGGSGECDARNFDYPFEDNFCEIRSSSTRSLFCPNNSTGHHVGQDIRPEVCTRNFDLEDRQMAVAVADGYISSIASMTVRLRGDDGRNYWYLHLEHWEDCDLSQLTTPAQCTASNLPSVCTRSALQVEPGQDVSAGDPIGLVSNWFGIGWRGGSCQRSMTTDHLHFEIRDTIDPDGSFTASSIPVPPYSSLVMSYLRYIGAAEDDIPDWEEAEF; this comes from the coding sequence ATGCGTGACTATGTGCTGGCGGCGATTGCAGCCGTGGCCGGAGGCGCGGCGCTAGTCTTCTATCCGCTGGACACGCTCCCGCCCGCGCCGCCTCCGCCCCCGGGACCTGAAGAACCGGCGCCGGAAGAACCCGCTACGGAAGAGCCTGCGCCTGAAGAACCAGCGCCCGAAGAGCCAGCGCCCGAGAAGCCCGGCCCCGGACCAATCGACCCGGACGGGACGCTGTTCGTATGGAACCCGCCGGGCGACCTGCCGACCTTCGACTATCGCAATAATGTGGACGTGGCCGGCCGCTCCGGCGCCGGCTGGGCGGGCTCCGGCGATCTGTCGCGCAATTTCGTGTTCGCGCCAAACCTGACCTGGCCGCTGGACGGGATCGGCTATGCCAACACTCAGGTTTACCGTCCCGGCGGAACAGGGTCCGGGGTCGGCGGCGCTGGCGGATCAGGCGAGTGCGACGCGCGCAATTTCGACTATCCATTCGAAGACAATTTTTGCGAAATCCGCAGCTCCTCGACGCGCAGCCTGTTCTGCCCGAACAACAGCACCGGCCACCATGTCGGCCAGGACATCCGGCCAGAGGTCTGCACCCGCAATTTCGATCTGGAGGACCGCCAGATGGCGGTGGCGGTGGCCGACGGCTACATCTCGTCCATCGCGTCCATGACCGTGCGCCTGCGCGGCGATGACGGCCGGAATTACTGGTACCTGCATCTGGAGCATTGGGAGGATTGCGACCTCTCCCAGCTGACCACGCCGGCCCAATGCACTGCCTCCAACCTGCCCAGCGTGTGCACCCGCTCGGCACTGCAGGTGGAGCCCGGCCAGGACGTCAGCGCCGGTGATCCCATCGGCCTGGTGTCAAACTGGTTCGGCATTGGTTGGCGCGGCGGGTCGTGCCAGCGCTCCATGACCACCGACCATCTCCATTTCGAGATCCGCGACACCATCGATCCCGACGGCAGCTTCACCGCCAGCTCGATCCCCGTGCCGCCCTATTCCTCGCTGGTGATGTCCTATCTGCGCTATATTGGCGCCGCCGAAGATGACATTCCCGACTGGGAGGAAGCGGAGTTCTGA
- a CDS encoding putative addiction module antidote protein, translated as MAETLTPYDPADDLADAEAVAVFVAEAFESGDARYIAHALGVAARSQGMTDVAQKTGLSREHLYRSLSEKGNPTLKTTLAVMQALGLELGARPETVR; from the coding sequence ATGGCCGAAACGCTTACCCCGTATGATCCGGCGGACGATCTGGCCGACGCGGAGGCTGTCGCGGTCTTTGTCGCCGAAGCGTTCGAGAGCGGGGACGCGCGATACATCGCGCACGCGCTGGGCGTGGCGGCCCGCTCTCAAGGCATGACGGATGTCGCCCAGAAGACCGGCCTGTCGCGCGAGCACCTTTACCGGTCGCTCAGCGAGAAGGGCAATCCGACGCTCAAAACCACGCTTGCAGTGATGCAGGCGCTGGGACTGGAGCTTGGCGCCCGGCCCGAAACGGTCCGCTGA
- a CDS encoding type II toxin-antitoxin system RelE/ParE family toxin, protein MKDNRARALIASRLDRLAFGHAGDVRPVGQGISELRIHYGPGYRVYFQRRGDAIIILLCGGDKDSQSRDIETARQLAGQWRE, encoded by the coding sequence TTGAAGGACAATCGGGCAAGGGCGCTGATCGCATCGCGCCTCGACCGGCTGGCTTTCGGCCATGCCGGGGATGTGCGCCCTGTCGGGCAGGGCATCAGCGAATTGCGGATCCACTATGGTCCGGGATACCGCGTCTACTTCCAGCGGCGGGGCGACGCGATCATCATCCTACTCTGTGGCGGGGATAAGGATTCGCAGTCGCGCGATATCGAAACAGCCCGGCAGCTTGCCGGGCAATGGAGGGAGTGA
- the ftsA gene encoding cell division protein FtsA encodes MSVIDLFRTQPGEAAAARKPAIYAALDLGAAKTVCFIARTEPTLAGLRPRVIGVGHVSTKGVRAGAVVDMEAAAASIRAAVDNAERMAGQTVSELHISSACGGLSSTRIAVDMDLDQREVRDRDLRRIIHEAAGVFDEPGRTILHALALSWRVDGHRGVRDPRAMVGEVLGVDLHLVSCAADPLHNLAACVEKAGYSVAGVAATPYVSGLAALTRDELELGVMVLDLGAQMTSLAVFAEGVLQHVDAMPVGGAHVTSDIARGLSTPMSAAERIKALNGSALDSPEDDQVMIEAPPLSGGPSSTMTQHPRALLNAIVRPRLEEIFEMARDRVKLADAASAAGRGLVLTGGAAQMPGIAQLAGRVMSKQVRLGRPETLNGLGDAVSGPAFSACAGLIQRAVHGPGEALAGLPRMLTPADRQRRAHTPGERGPAAVWRWFAESF; translated from the coding sequence ATGAGCGTGATTGATCTGTTTCGCACGCAGCCGGGAGAGGCCGCCGCCGCGCGCAAACCGGCGATCTATGCCGCCCTGGATCTCGGCGCGGCCAAGACTGTTTGCTTCATCGCGCGCACCGAGCCGACCCTGGCGGGCCTGCGCCCGCGGGTCATCGGGGTGGGGCATGTGTCGACCAAGGGCGTGCGCGCGGGCGCTGTGGTGGATATGGAGGCGGCCGCCGCCTCGATCCGCGCTGCGGTTGACAATGCGGAACGGATGGCCGGCCAGACGGTGAGCGAGCTGCATATCTCGTCTGCTTGCGGCGGGCTCTCGAGCACGCGCATCGCGGTGGACATGGATCTCGATCAGCGCGAGGTGCGCGACCGCGATTTGCGCCGCATCATTCACGAGGCTGCCGGCGTGTTTGACGAGCCGGGCCGCACCATCCTGCACGCGCTGGCCCTGTCGTGGCGCGTGGACGGCCATCGCGGCGTGCGCGACCCACGCGCCATGGTGGGCGAGGTGCTGGGCGTGGATCTGCATCTGGTCAGCTGCGCGGCCGACCCGCTTCATAACCTGGCGGCGTGCGTGGAGAAGGCGGGCTATTCTGTGGCCGGCGTGGCGGCGACGCCGTATGTATCGGGTCTGGCGGCGCTGACGCGCGATGAGCTGGAGCTGGGCGTCATGGTGCTCGATCTGGGCGCCCAGATGACCTCGCTGGCGGTGTTCGCCGAGGGCGTGCTGCAGCATGTGGACGCCATGCCCGTGGGCGGCGCCCATGTCACCAGCGATATCGCGCGCGGCCTATCCACGCCCATGTCCGCGGCCGAGCGCATCAAGGCGCTCAATGGCAGCGCGCTGGACAGTCCCGAAGACGATCAGGTGATGATTGAAGCGCCGCCTTTGTCCGGCGGGCCGTCCTCGACCATGACCCAGCATCCGCGTGCGCTCCTGAACGCGATCGTGCGCCCGCGCCTGGAAGAGATTTTCGAAATGGCCCGCGACCGGGTCAAATTGGCCGACGCCGCCAGCGCCGCCGGGCGCGGCCTGGTGCTGACGGGGGGCGCGGCGCAGATGCCCGGCATCGCCCAGCTGGCCGGCCGGGTGATGAGCAAGCAGGTGCGCCTGGGGCGCCCCGAAACCCTGAACGGCCTGGGCGACGCCGTCAGCGGCCCGGCCTTCAGCGCCTGCGCCGGCCTGATCCAGCGCGCGGTCCATGGCCCGGGCGAGGCGCTGGCCGGCCTGCCGCGCATGCTCACCCCCGCCGACCGCCAGCGCCGCGCCCACACGCCCGGCGAACGTGGTCCCGCGGCGGTCTGGCGCTGGTTCGCGGAGAGTTTTTGA
- a CDS encoding FtsQ-type POTRA domain-containing protein gives MKLSHWLAARARAARRRASYALRLAVMTAAIIACGALSLMAATGRLGAAGEALDGWIEARLNDAGYVVAWVDVAGARRVDASEVADLIGAAPGAGLAGIDPQEARARLEALSWVEHAQVLRLWPDRVGVILTEREPFALWQSNQIHHVIDRSGVVIEAADPAEFAELPIVIGEGAPQETASLMAILDLHPEIASRTTHRVRVGDRRWSLRLASGGEVLLPEGDPGGALAQLSAMHAERGVLDYEAQIIDLRVDGEMVLRPWPDRTAEPGRGA, from the coding sequence ATGAAGCTGTCGCACTGGCTGGCTGCGCGCGCACGCGCGGCGCGGCGCCGGGCGAGCTATGCGTTGCGCCTCGCTGTCATGACCGCCGCCATCATCGCCTGCGGCGCACTCTCCCTGATGGCCGCCACCGGACGCCTCGGCGCCGCCGGGGAGGCGCTTGATGGCTGGATTGAAGCGCGTTTGAACGACGCCGGCTATGTGGTCGCCTGGGTGGATGTGGCCGGCGCCCGCCGCGTCGACGCCAGCGAGGTGGCCGACCTGATTGGCGCTGCGCCGGGGGCGGGTCTGGCCGGGATTGATCCACAGGAGGCGCGCGCGCGTCTGGAAGCGCTGAGCTGGGTGGAGCACGCCCAGGTGCTGCGCCTGTGGCCGGACAGGGTGGGGGTGATCCTCACCGAGCGCGAACCTTTCGCCCTGTGGCAGAGCAATCAGATTCATCACGTCATCGACCGGTCCGGCGTCGTCATCGAAGCCGCCGACCCGGCCGAATTTGCCGAGCTGCCCATCGTGATCGGAGAGGGCGCCCCGCAAGAGACGGCGTCCCTGATGGCGATCCTGGACCTTCATCCCGAGATCGCCTCGCGCACCACGCACCGGGTGCGGGTGGGCGACCGCCGCTGGTCGCTGCGCCTCGCCAGCGGTGGCGAGGTGCTGCTGCCCGAAGGCGATCCGGGCGGGGCGCTGGCGCAATTGTCCGCCATGCATGCCGAACGTGGCGTACTCGATTACGAAGCCCAGATCATCGATCTGCGCGTGGATGGCGAGATGGTGCTGCGGCCCTGGCCGGACCGCACTGCAGAGCCGGGCCGGGGAGCGTGA
- a CDS encoding D-alanine--D-alanine ligase → MSKRIAVLSGGLSPERDVSKVSGAQVAKALRARGHEVMEIDPAEPFWPEKLKEFAPDLAFNALHGEWGEDGRIQGVLEYMRLPYTHSGVLASALAMDKQRAKAVLRTAGLNCPAGLIANRFEAARDHVMKPPYVAKPNAQGSSVGVVIVPEGANRPPAVLASADWPYGDEVLIERFIPGRELTVAVLGDRALTVTEIVPKTAFYDYEAKYADGGSVHQLPADIPQAVAEEAMAAALMAHKTLGCRGLTRSDFRYDPAVNGLWLLEINTQPGMTPTSLAPEQAAYCGIEFADLVEWMAEDASCPR, encoded by the coding sequence ATGAGCAAGCGCATCGCCGTCCTGTCCGGCGGGCTGAGCCCGGAACGCGATGTGTCGAAAGTGTCCGGCGCCCAGGTGGCCAAAGCGCTGCGCGCGCGCGGTCATGAGGTGATGGAGATCGACCCGGCTGAACCCTTCTGGCCGGAAAAGCTGAAAGAATTCGCACCGGATCTCGCGTTCAACGCGCTCCATGGCGAGTGGGGCGAGGACGGGCGCATTCAGGGCGTGCTGGAATATATGCGCCTGCCCTATACCCATTCCGGCGTGCTCGCTTCGGCGCTGGCCATGGACAAGCAGCGCGCCAAGGCGGTGCTGCGCACGGCGGGGCTGAACTGCCCGGCCGGCCTGATCGCCAACCGGTTCGAGGCTGCGCGCGATCATGTGATGAAGCCGCCTTATGTGGCCAAGCCCAATGCGCAAGGCTCGTCCGTGGGTGTGGTGATCGTGCCGGAAGGCGCCAACCGGCCGCCGGCGGTGCTGGCGTCGGCTGACTGGCCCTATGGCGACGAGGTGCTGATCGAGCGCTTCATTCCGGGCCGCGAGCTGACCGTGGCGGTGCTGGGCGACCGGGCGCTGACCGTCACCGAGATCGTGCCGAAGACCGCATTTTACGATTACGAGGCCAAATACGCCGATGGCGGGTCGGTGCACCAGCTGCCCGCCGACATCCCGCAGGCCGTGGCCGAGGAGGCGATGGCGGCGGCGCTGATGGCGCACAAGACGCTGGGATGCCGGGGGCTGACGCGCTCTGACTTCCGGTATGATCCGGCTGTAAACGGGCTGTGGTTACTGGAAATTAACACCCAACCGGGCATGACTCCGACATCACTCGCGCCGGAACAAGCGGCGTATTGCGGGATCGAATTTGCTGATCTCGTGGAGTGGATGGCGGAGGATGCGTCGTGCCCAAGGTAA
- the murB gene encoding UDP-N-acetylmuramate dehydrogenase has product MAQLLSRLPPVRGKLIEGAPLADITWLRVGGPAEVLFLPADEADLARFLAETPRDIPVQVLGAGSNTLVRDGGLPGVTVRLTPAFGQITADGLRLRAGAAALDKSVAKAAAKAGIAGLEFFVGVPGTIGGALRMNAGCYERETRDVLVEAVALDRRGRRLIAPHDELGYAYRHSDAPDEWIFVEAVFEGRADDPAAITQRMDAITARRESTQPIREKTSGSTFKNPDPAQSGGRSAWQLIDAAGWRGRRLGGAMFSPQHCNFLINEDAATAGDLETLGETVRAEVKAQFGVELEWEVRRVGETS; this is encoded by the coding sequence ATGGCGCAGCTCCTCTCCCGCCTCCCGCCCGTGCGCGGCAAGCTGATCGAAGGCGCGCCGCTGGCCGATATCACCTGGCTGCGCGTGGGCGGACCGGCGGAGGTATTGTTCCTGCCTGCTGACGAGGCGGATCTCGCCCGCTTCCTGGCCGAGACGCCGCGCGACATTCCCGTCCAGGTGCTGGGCGCCGGGTCCAACACGCTGGTGCGTGATGGCGGCTTGCCGGGCGTCACGGTGCGCCTGACTCCGGCCTTCGGGCAGATCACAGCCGACGGGCTGCGCCTGCGCGCCGGGGCGGCGGCGCTGGACAAGTCGGTGGCGAAAGCGGCGGCCAAGGCGGGCATTGCGGGGCTGGAATTTTTCGTCGGCGTGCCCGGCACGATTGGCGGCGCGCTGCGCATGAATGCCGGATGCTATGAGCGCGAGACCCGCGATGTGCTGGTGGAGGCGGTGGCGCTGGACCGGCGCGGACGCCGCCTGATCGCGCCGCATGACGAGCTGGGCTACGCCTATCGCCACAGCGACGCGCCGGATGAGTGGATATTCGTCGAAGCCGTGTTTGAAGGCCGCGCCGATGATCCCGCCGCGATTACGCAGCGCATGGACGCCATCACGGCCCGGCGCGAGAGCACGCAGCCGATCCGGGAAAAAACCTCCGGCTCCACGTTCAAGAATCCCGACCCGGCCCAGTCGGGCGGACGCTCGGCCTGGCAACTCATCGATGCAGCGGGCTGGCGCGGGCGGCGTCTTGGCGGAGCGATGTTTTCGCCGCAGCACTGCAATTTCCTGATCAATGAGGACGCGGCCACGGCTGGCGATCTCGAAACGCTGGGCGAGACCGTGCGGGCCGAGGTGAAGGCGCAGTTCGGCGTGGAGCTCGAATGGGAGGTCCGGCGCGTGGGGGAGACATCATGA
- the murC gene encoding UDP-N-acetylmuramate--L-alanine ligase, with product MPPRDLAAAASPVHFVGIGGIGMSGIAEVMLNLGYQVTGSDISDSANVQRLRKKGAVIHIGHDGENVAGAGALVVSSAVRRDNPELVAARAGRIPVVRRAEMLAELMRLKQCVAVAGTHGKTTTTSLVAALMDAAGFDPTVINGGIISAYGSNAKMGEGEWMVVEADESDGSFLKLRGTVGIITNIDPEHMEHYGDFDALREAFHQFVENLPFYGFAVLCVDHPEVQALAARIEDRRVITYGFSPQADVRIVNHSGDAAGARFDLRFQARGAEPSVWAGLSLPMMGEHNVLNAAAALAVVQALGGQEDEARQGLAGFAGVKRRFTLVGEAGGVAVIDDYGHHPVEIAAVLKAARQRAGEGRVIAVVQPHRYTRLNDLFEDFCTCFNDADAVLVTPVYTAGETPIEGADQDSLVAGLQRHSHRDASATTRETLAADLKPRIAPGDVVVCLGAGDITAWAAELPERLGAEG from the coding sequence ATGCCCCCCAGAGACCTCGCCGCCGCCGCGTCGCCTGTCCATTTTGTCGGGATTGGCGGGATCGGGATGAGCGGCATCGCCGAGGTGATGCTCAATCTGGGCTATCAGGTCACCGGGTCGGACATTTCAGACAGCGCCAATGTGCAGCGCCTGCGCAAGAAGGGCGCGGTCATTCATATCGGCCACGATGGCGAGAACGTCGCCGGCGCCGGGGCGCTGGTGGTGTCCAGCGCCGTGCGCCGGGACAATCCCGAGTTGGTCGCGGCCCGCGCCGGGCGCATCCCGGTGGTGCGCCGCGCCGAAATGCTCGCCGAGCTGATGCGCCTCAAACAATGCGTCGCCGTGGCCGGCACCCATGGCAAGACCACCACCACCTCGCTGGTGGCGGCGCTGATGGATGCGGCCGGGTTTGATCCCACCGTGATCAATGGCGGCATAATCTCGGCCTATGGCTCCAACGCCAAGATGGGCGAAGGCGAGTGGATGGTGGTGGAGGCTGACGAGAGCGACGGCTCCTTCCTGAAACTGCGCGGCACGGTGGGGATCATCACCAATATCGATCCCGAACACATGGAGCATTACGGCGATTTCGACGCCCTGCGCGAAGCCTTCCATCAATTCGTCGAGAACCTGCCCTTCTACGGTTTCGCGGTGCTGTGCGTGGATCATCCCGAGGTGCAGGCCCTGGCCGCGCGTATCGAGGACCGGCGCGTCATCACCTATGGATTTTCGCCCCAGGCCGATGTGCGCATTGTCAATCATTCAGGCGACGCCGCCGGCGCCCGCTTTGATCTGCGCTTCCAGGCGCGCGGCGCCGAGCCGTCGGTCTGGGCGGGCCTCAGCCTGCCCATGATGGGCGAACACAATGTGCTCAACGCCGCCGCCGCTCTCGCCGTGGTGCAGGCGCTGGGCGGGCAGGAGGACGAGGCGCGTCAGGGTCTGGCCGGGTTTGCCGGCGTGAAGCGGCGCTTCACCCTGGTGGGCGAGGCCGGCGGCGTGGCGGTGATCGATGATTACGGCCACCACCCGGTGGAGATCGCCGCCGTCCTCAAAGCCGCGCGCCAGCGCGCCGGGGAGGGCCGCGTGATCGCCGTGGTCCAGCCCCACCGCTATACCCGCCTCAATGATCTGTTTGAGGACTTCTGCACCTGCTTCAACGACGCCGACGCCGTGCTGGTGACGCCGGTCTACACCGCCGGTGAAACCCCCATCGAGGGCGCCGATCAGGACAGCCTGGTGGCCGGCCTGCAACGCCACTCCCACCGCGACGCGTCGGCCACGACCCGCGAGACGCTGGCCGCCGATCTCAAACCCCGTATCGCGCCGGGCGATGTGGTGGTGTGCCTGGGCGCCGGCGATATCACCGCCTGGGCGGCGGAGCTGCCTGAACGGTTGGGGGCGGAGGGGTGA
- the murG gene encoding undecaprenyldiphospho-muramoylpentapeptide beta-N-acetylglucosaminyltransferase, with translation MTGKRLIMAAGGTGGHIFPARAAAETLIARGWRVRLVTDARGARHTEGFPGEGVSVIRAASPFQSNPRRLPGALADLAAGLRATRAIVKAFGPDVAAGFGGYPAFALLASARISALPFVIHEQNAVLGRVNRLFAGSAHTVASGFDRLDRLPRKARHAVTGNPVRAAVLVARDTPYAPPSDNGEIRLLVLGGSLGARILSETVPAAIARLPAALRARLVVVQQTRDESLDAARSVYETAGVRAELSPFFDDMGARYAAAHLVISRAGASSVSELAAIGRPSILVPLAIAMDDHQRANAEGLVRAGAADAMAEADFTADSLSQRLESLLADGEALAARAAAARAAGRPQAHEALADLIERAAE, from the coding sequence ATGACCGGCAAGCGCCTCATCATGGCCGCGGGCGGCACGGGCGGGCACATCTTCCCGGCGCGGGCGGCAGCAGAGACCCTGATCGCGCGGGGCTGGCGGGTGCGCCTGGTCACAGACGCGCGCGGCGCGCGCCACACCGAAGGCTTTCCCGGCGAGGGGGTGAGCGTGATCCGCGCCGCCAGCCCGTTCCAGTCCAATCCGCGCCGCCTGCCCGGCGCGCTGGCGGACCTGGCGGCGGGTCTTCGCGCCACGCGGGCGATCGTGAAAGCGTTCGGGCCGGATGTGGCCGCCGGATTTGGCGGTTATCCGGCTTTCGCCTTGCTGGCCTCGGCGCGCATCTCTGCGCTGCCTTTCGTGATCCATGAGCAGAACGCGGTGCTGGGGCGGGTGAACCGGCTGTTCGCTGGATCCGCCCACACAGTCGCATCGGGCTTTGACCGCCTCGACCGCCTGCCGCGCAAGGCGCGCCACGCGGTCACCGGCAATCCGGTGCGCGCCGCCGTGCTGGTCGCGCGCGACACGCCCTATGCACCGCCTTCAGACAATGGCGAGATCCGGCTTCTGGTGCTGGGCGGCAGTCTGGGTGCGCGCATCCTGTCCGAGACGGTGCCCGCCGCCATCGCGCGTCTGCCGGCGGCGCTTCGCGCCCGGCTGGTGGTGGTGCAGCAGACCCGCGACGAAAGCCTGGACGCGGCGCGTTCGGTTTATGAAACAGCGGGCGTACGCGCCGAGCTCTCTCCCTTCTTTGACGATATGGGTGCGCGCTATGCGGCGGCCCACCTGGTGATTTCGCGGGCGGGCGCGTCTTCGGTGTCAGAGCTTGCCGCCATCGGGCGCCCCTCCATTCTGGTCCCGCTGGCCATCGCCATGGACGATCACCAGAGGGCGAACGCTGAAGGCCTGGTGCGCGCCGGCGCCGCCGACGCCATGGCCGAAGCGGACTTCACGGCAGACAGCCTGTCACAGCGGCTTGAATCGCTGCTGGCGGACGGCGAAGCTCTCGCCGCGCGCGCCGCTGCGGCCCGCGCCGCCGGCCGGCCCCAGGCGCATGAGGCGCTGGCCGATCTCATCGAACGCGCCGCGGAGTAA
- a CDS encoding FtsW/RodA/SpoVE family cell cycle protein, producing MSLTRQYSRVLREIDKPLLGVILCLLGMGFMLAFAASPAVSSAADPFFYLRRQVMFMAAGVVIMMTAAAFSLTGVRRMSGLALLGSLVLLVLVLAVGQTINGSTRWLHLPGFSLQPSEVFKPAFIVFIAWLFTEEDRGAPAPGRLLALGIYGVAAVLLRLQPDIGQTALITLIFAAMLWIGGLSWRWTIGLGAGMAAGAAAAVNFVPYIQTRVATFLSGGGQRNQTDIALDAIGSGGLWGVGPGEGRIKHVLPEAHNDYIFAVAGEEFGALAMLLIIALYALLFLRAWTLAMQLNDPFGRLATAGLALLFALQALVNIAVNLDLAPSTGMTLPFLSYGGSSMLALAFSAGLMLALTRHRPGAYQPTRQRLVGAPA from the coding sequence ATGAGCCTGACACGGCAGTATTCACGGGTCCTGCGCGAGATCGACAAGCCGCTTCTGGGGGTGATCCTGTGCCTTCTGGGCATGGGGTTCATGCTCGCCTTCGCCGCCAGCCCGGCGGTGTCCAGCGCCGCTGATCCCTTCTTCTATCTGCGCCGTCAGGTCATGTTTATGGCCGCGGGCGTGGTCATCATGATGACCGCCGCGGCCTTCTCGCTGACCGGCGTGCGGCGGATGTCGGGTCTGGCGCTGCTGGGATCGCTGGTTTTGCTGGTCCTGGTCCTCGCGGTAGGCCAGACCATCAACGGCTCCACACGCTGGCTGCATCTGCCGGGCTTCTCGCTGCAGCCCAGCGAGGTCTTCAAGCCGGCCTTCATCGTGTTCATCGCCTGGCTGTTCACCGAGGAAGATCGCGGGGCGCCTGCACCCGGGCGGCTGCTGGCGCTGGGGATTTACGGCGTGGCGGCCGTGCTTTTGAGACTGCAGCCGGATATTGGCCAGACCGCGCTGATCACGCTGATTTTCGCTGCCATGCTGTGGATTGGCGGATTGTCCTGGCGCTGGACCATCGGGCTGGGCGCAGGGATGGCGGCGGGTGCGGCGGCGGCGGTGAATTTCGTGCCGTATATCCAGACCCGCGTCGCGACATTCCTGTCCGGCGGCGGCCAGCGTAACCAGACCGACATCGCCCTGGACGCTATCGGCAGTGGCGGGCTGTGGGGCGTCGGGCCTGGCGAGGGGCGCATCAAGCACGTGCTGCCAGAAGCCCATAATGACTATATTTTCGCAGTGGCGGGCGAGGAGTTCGGCGCGCTGGCCATGTTGCTGATTATCGCCCTTTACGCGCTCCTGTTCCTGCGCGCCTGGACCCTGGCCATGCAGCTCAATGATCCGTTCGGCCGGCTGGCGACGGCGGGGCTGGCCCTGCTGTTCGCGCTGCAGGCGCTGGTCAATATCGCGGTCAATCTCGATCTGGCGCCCTCCACCGGCATGACCTTGCCTTTCCTGTCCTATGGCGGCTCGTCCATGCTGGCGCTGGCCTTCTCGGCCGGGCTGATGCTGGCGCTGACGCGCCACCGGCCCGGCGCCTATCAGCCCACGCGCCAGCGCCTGGTGGGCGCGCCGGCATGA
- the mraY gene encoding phospho-N-acetylmuramoyl-pentapeptide-transferase: MLYLLLSPLAEQFTLFNVLNYLTFRTGAALMTAFVVALVVGMPFIGWLRKQGSQPIRDDGPESHVLTKAGTPTMGGFIILTGIVTGTLLWGDLSNAYLWVVMFVTAGYGAIGFLDDWRKVTKRSHHGLSGKGKLALQGVVALIAVFWMVQLLDGAPNTPDDFSTSVAVPFFKDVLIPLGVVFFAFGVVVIVGASNAVNLTDGLDGLAIVPVMIAAGAFGVIAYMVGSSVYSNYLFLNFTPGTGELAVICGAMIGAGLGFLWYNAPPAMVFMGDTGSLSLGGAIGAIAVAVKHEIVLVIIGGLFVLEAVSVMVQVASFKLTGKRVFRMAPIHHHFEKLGWAESTIVVRFWIIAFVLALIGLSTLKLR, encoded by the coding sequence ATGCTGTACCTGTTGCTGTCCCCGCTCGCCGAACAATTCACCCTGTTCAACGTCCTCAACTACCTCACCTTCCGCACCGGCGCGGCGCTGATGACGGCCTTCGTCGTGGCGCTGGTGGTGGGCATGCCCTTCATCGGCTGGCTGAGAAAGCAGGGCTCCCAGCCCATCCGCGATGACGGCCCTGAAAGCCATGTGCTGACCAAGGCCGGCACGCCCACCATGGGCGGGTTCATCATCCTGACCGGCATCGTGACGGGCACGCTGCTCTGGGGCGATCTGTCCAACGCCTATCTGTGGGTGGTGATGTTCGTGACCGCCGGCTATGGCGCGATCGGCTTTCTTGATGACTGGCGCAAGGTGACCAAGCGCTCCCATCACGGCCTTTCGGGCAAGGGCAAGCTGGCGCTTCAGGGCGTGGTGGCGCTGATCGCAGTGTTCTGGATGGTGCAATTGCTCGATGGCGCGCCCAACACGCCGGACGATTTCTCCACCTCGGTGGCCGTACCCTTCTTCAAGGACGTGCTGATCCCGCTGGGGGTGGTGTTCTTCGCCTTCGGCGTGGTGGTGATTGTCGGCGCCTCCAATGCGGTCAACCTCACCGACGGTCTCGACGGGCTGGCCATCGTGCCGGTGATGATCGCAGCGGGCGCGTTCGGCGTGATCGCCTACATGGTCGGGTCCTCGGTCTATTCCAACTATCTGTTCCTGAACTTCACCCCCGGCACGGGCGAGCTCGCCGTGATCTGCGGGGCCATGATCGGCGCCGGGCTGGGCTTTCTCTGGTACAACGCGCCCCCGGCCATGGTGTTCATGGGCGACACCGGATCGCTATCGCTGGGCGGCGCGATCGGGGCCATCGCCGTGGCGGTCAAGCACGAGATCGTGCTCGTCATTATTGGCGGCCTGTTCGTGCTGGAAGCCGTGTCGGTGATGGTGCAGGTGGCCAGCTTCAAGCTGACCGGCAAGCGCGTCTTCCGCATGGCGCCCATCCACCACCATTTTGAAAAGCTGGGCTGGGCGGAGTCCACCATCGTGGTGCGGTTCTGGATCATCGCCTTCGTCCTGGCCCTGATCGGTCTGTCCACGCTGAAGTTGCGCTAG